The following is a genomic window from Desulfuromonas sp..
ATTCAACGAAGTTCTCCTCGTCGGTGGCGACGATGTCAAGGTCGGCACTCCGCTGGTCGACAAGGCCAAGGTTGTGGCCCGGATTGTCGAGCAGGGGAAGGACAAGAAGATTCGGGTTTTCCACATGAAGCGGCGCAAGACCCATCGCAAGATGAATGGTCATCGTCAGCCGATCACCCGGGTCAAGATCACCGGCATTGAATCATAGGAGGTACTGAAAATGGCGCATAAAAAAGCAGCAGGTAGTTCTCGTAACGGTCGTGACAGTGCCGGCAAACGCCTCGGCGTCAAGCGGTTTGGTGGTCAGGAAGTGACCGCCGGCTCGATTCTTGTCCGTCAGCGTGGCACCACCTTTCACCCCGGCAACAATGTCGGCTGCGGCAAAGACTACACCC
Proteins encoded in this region:
- the rplU gene encoding 50S ribosomal protein L21; the encoded protein is MYAVIKTGGKQYKVAEGDLLKIEKLDGTVGDSVEFNEVLLVGGDDVKVGTPLVDKAKVVARIVEQGKDKKIRVFHMKRRKTHRKMNGHRQPITRVKITGIES
- a CDS encoding 50S ribosomal protein L27, which translates into the protein MAHKKAAGSSRNGRDSAGKRLGVKRFGGQEVTAGSILVRQRGTTFHPGNNVGCGKDYTLFALVDGVVKFERKDKKRQKISVYPN